Proteins from one Panicum virgatum strain AP13 chromosome 7K, P.virgatum_v5, whole genome shotgun sequence genomic window:
- the LOC120639685 gene encoding 1-aminocyclopropane-1-carboxylate oxidase homolog 1-like isoform X1 yields MSSTSAPSPAAGAAAYDHVAELRALDATFAGVRGLVASGATRVPRIFRRVADPEQPTRRPSAPGQRPPCIPTVDLAAADHEAVVAAVRRAAAEWGLFLVTGHGVPGEVAAAALGAARAFHDADGGEGSEKARLYTRDLAKAVKYNCNFDLYESSVANWRDTLYLRIAPNPPADGEMPENCRDAFFDYARHTKRLLDTLYGLLSEALGLVPTYLADMECNKGQMILFHYYPPCPEPELAIGTTRHSDSGFLTVLLQDDTGGLQVLHDDQWIDVPPTPGAFIVNIGDLMQMMSNDKFISAEHRVVAKKAGPRVSIACFTSHSDSTRMYGPIKELLSDGNPPLYRETLAKDYITHYYAVGLGRKAAIYDFRL; encoded by the exons ATGTCGTCCACCTCGGCCCCatctcccgccgccggcgccgccgcataCGACCACGTTGCCGAGCTCCGCGCGCTGGACGCGACCTTCGCGGGCGTGCGCGGCCTCGTCGCGTCCGGCGCCACGCGCGTCCCGCGCATCTTCCGCCGCGTCGCGGACCCCGAACAGCCGACACGGCGGCCCAGCGCTCCCGGCCAGCGGCCGCCTTGCATCCCGACGGTCGACCTCGCCGCGGCGGACcacgaggcggtggtggcggccgtgcgccgcgccgcggcggagtGGGGGCTCTTCCTGGTAACGGGCCACGGCGTGCCGGGggaggtggccgcggcggccctgGGCGCCGCGCGTGCGTTCCACGACGCCGACGGCGGGGAGGGCAGCGAGAAGGCGCGGCTCTACACGCGGGACCTGGCCAAGGCGGTCAAGTACAACTGCAACTTCGACCTGTACGAGTCGTCGGTGGCCAACTGGCGCGACACGCTATACCTCCGCATCGCGCCCAACCCGCCAGCCGACGGCGAGATGCCGGAGAACTGCCG GGATGCGTTCTTTGACTATGCCAGGCACACTAAGCGCTTGCTGGACACGTTGTACGGGTTGCTGTCGGAGGCTCTCGGGCTTGTCCCGACCTACCTAGCTGACATGGAGTGCAACAAAGGGCAGATGATACTGTTCCACTACTACCCTCCATGCCCCGAGCCAGAGCTCGCCATCGGAACGACCCGGCATTCAGACTCCGGTTTCCTCACCGTCCTCCTTCAGGACGACACCGGCGGCCTGCAGGTCCTCCACGACGACCAGTGGATCGACGTCCCGCCGACGCCAGGAGCGTTCATAGTGAACATCGGCGATCTCATGCAG ATGATGTCGAACGACAAGTTCATAAGCGCCGAGCACAGGGTGGTGGCCAAGAAGGCTGGACCAAGGGTCTCCATCGCGTGCTTCACCAGCCATTCAGATTCGACAAGAATGTATGGCCCCATCAAGGAGCTGCTGTCCGATGGAAACCCCCCGTTGTACAGGGAAACACTCGCCAAAGACTACATTACTCATTACTACGCGGTTGGCTTGGGTCGCAAAGCAGCTATTTACGATTTCCGGCTCTGA
- the LOC120639685 gene encoding 1-aminocyclopropane-1-carboxylate oxidase homolog 1-like isoform X2, with amino-acid sequence MSSTSAPSPAAGAAAYDHVAELRALDATFAGVRGLVASGATRVPRIFRRVADPEQPTRRPSAPGQRPPCIPTVDLAAADHEAVVAAVRRAAAEWGLFLVTGHGVPGEVAAAALGAARAFHDADGGEGSEKARLYTRDLAKAVKYNCNFDLYESSVANWRDTLYLRIAPNPPADGEMPENCRHTKRLLDTLYGLLSEALGLVPTYLADMECNKGQMILFHYYPPCPEPELAIGTTRHSDSGFLTVLLQDDTGGLQVLHDDQWIDVPPTPGAFIVNIGDLMQMMSNDKFISAEHRVVAKKAGPRVSIACFTSHSDSTRMYGPIKELLSDGNPPLYRETLAKDYITHYYAVGLGRKAAIYDFRL; translated from the exons ATGTCGTCCACCTCGGCCCCatctcccgccgccggcgccgccgcataCGACCACGTTGCCGAGCTCCGCGCGCTGGACGCGACCTTCGCGGGCGTGCGCGGCCTCGTCGCGTCCGGCGCCACGCGCGTCCCGCGCATCTTCCGCCGCGTCGCGGACCCCGAACAGCCGACACGGCGGCCCAGCGCTCCCGGCCAGCGGCCGCCTTGCATCCCGACGGTCGACCTCGCCGCGGCGGACcacgaggcggtggtggcggccgtgcgccgcgccgcggcggagtGGGGGCTCTTCCTGGTAACGGGCCACGGCGTGCCGGGggaggtggccgcggcggccctgGGCGCCGCGCGTGCGTTCCACGACGCCGACGGCGGGGAGGGCAGCGAGAAGGCGCGGCTCTACACGCGGGACCTGGCCAAGGCGGTCAAGTACAACTGCAACTTCGACCTGTACGAGTCGTCGGTGGCCAACTGGCGCGACACGCTATACCTCCGCATCGCGCCCAACCCGCCAGCCGACGGCGAGATGCCGGAGAACTGCCG GCACACTAAGCGCTTGCTGGACACGTTGTACGGGTTGCTGTCGGAGGCTCTCGGGCTTGTCCCGACCTACCTAGCTGACATGGAGTGCAACAAAGGGCAGATGATACTGTTCCACTACTACCCTCCATGCCCCGAGCCAGAGCTCGCCATCGGAACGACCCGGCATTCAGACTCCGGTTTCCTCACCGTCCTCCTTCAGGACGACACCGGCGGCCTGCAGGTCCTCCACGACGACCAGTGGATCGACGTCCCGCCGACGCCAGGAGCGTTCATAGTGAACATCGGCGATCTCATGCAG ATGATGTCGAACGACAAGTTCATAAGCGCCGAGCACAGGGTGGTGGCCAAGAAGGCTGGACCAAGGGTCTCCATCGCGTGCTTCACCAGCCATTCAGATTCGACAAGAATGTATGGCCCCATCAAGGAGCTGCTGTCCGATGGAAACCCCCCGTTGTACAGGGAAACACTCGCCAAAGACTACATTACTCATTACTACGCGGTTGGCTTGGGTCGCAAAGCAGCTATTTACGATTTCCGGCTCTGA